The following are encoded together in the Oryzias melastigma strain HK-1 linkage group LG17, ASM292280v2, whole genome shotgun sequence genome:
- the LOC118599912 gene encoding double-stranded RNA-specific editase B2-like produces the protein MGTNLEVKENEDEKNQRDHDILRKCRPSALCTNIYTTAPRALKRKPSLVAGKDHQSQFACKRSSWAVTQKNALVHLNELKPGLRYEIVSKTGPLHAPVFSVGVEVNGFHFEGFGSTKKQAKMRAAELALQSFIQFPNASQAHAVMGNFTNTHVDFAADKLNISDTFPTEFKPSVFETCDLLHWNTKKEILNSICNHKQLIGFTLDLISSANPKGQSFSTLLLEHLSPVALLSVLRPELRFMCLTERVHGRPKRNFIMVLRFEGKLFEGCGPSKRLAKERAAAAALDSLYRISLGPERKMMGVQNCNSQLPQLYI, from the exons ATGG GGACCAATCTGGAGGTGAAAGAAAATGAGGATGAGAAAAACCAAAGAGATCATGACATCTTAAGAAAGTGTCGCCCTTCAGCTCTTTGTACAAACATCTACACGACTGCACCACGAGCGCTGAAGAGGAAGCCGTCTCTGGTGGCCGGAAAAGATCATCAGAGCCAGTTTGCCTGTAAAAGATCATCCTGGGCAGTCACGCAGAAGAATGCTTTAGTCCATTTAAACGAGTTAAAACCAGGTCTTCGATATGAGATTGTGTCAAAAACTGGTCCTCTACACGCCCCAGTGTTTtctgttggtgtggaagttaACGGGTTCCACTTTGAGGGTTTTGGCTCCACAAAAAAGCAGGCCAAGATGCGGGCTGCAGAACTGGCTCTGCAGTCTTTCATCCAGTTCCCAAACGCCTCGCAGGCCCATGCAGTCATGGGGAACTTCACCAACACACATGTGGATTTTGCTGCAGATAAACTAAACATTTCTGACACTTTCCCGACAGAGTTTAAACCCTCTGTTTTTGAAACCTGTGATCTCTTGCATTGGAACACAAAGAAGGAGATTTTGAACAGTATCTGCAACCACAAGCAACTTATTGGGTTCACTCTGGACTTGATTTCTTCTGCAAACCCAAAAGGACAAAGCTTTAGCACCTTGCTGTTAGAGCACCTCAGCCCAGTGGCACTGCTCAGTGTTCTTCGACCAGAGCTCAGGTTCATGTGTCTGACAGAAAGAGTTCACGGCAGGCCCAAGAGGAACTTCATTATGGTGCTCAGATTTGAAGGAAAGCTGTTTGAAGGTTGTGGTCCCAGCAAAAGACTTGCCAAAGAGCGGGCAGCGGCAGCAGCTTTGGATTCTCTTTACAGAATCAGTCTGGGACCAGAAAGGAAGATGATGGGAGTCCAGAACTGTAATAGTCAGTTACCTCAG CTCTACatctag